TGATGGGACTCGGCGCCGAGGCGACGCTCGAGGACGTCAAGGCGAAGTACAAGGCGCTGGTGAAGCAGCACCATCCCGACGCCAATGGCGGCGACCGCTCCACCGAAGATCGCCTGATCGAGATCATCAAGGCGTACAACTATTTGAAGACCGTGGTGCGCGAGGCCTGAGCCGCCGCGCGCAGCCCGGATGGAGCGCAGCGTAATCCGGGACTCCTGCATGTGCGGCCGCACCGTTCCCGGATTTTGCGGCGCTCCATCCGGGCTACGGTGTTTTCCAATAGGCTCTCAGCCCTTCGGCATCGCCCCGACATAGGACGAACTCGGCCGGATCAGCCGTCCGGTGCGCCGCTGCTCCAGGGCGTGTGCGGTCCAGCCGGCGGCGCGAGCCACAGCGAAGATCGGCGTGAACGCCTGCCGCGGGATTTCCAGCGCGTCGAGCAGGATCGCAGTGAAGAACTCGACATTGGTCTCGAGCGGCCGATCCGGATTCTTCTTCCGCAAGGCCTGCCGGACATAGGCTTCGACCTCGCCGGCGAACGGCAGGTCGGCCCCGTCAGCCTCCAGCCGCTCGATCGCAACCTTCAGCACATCGGCGCGCGGATCGCGCACGCGGTAGACGCGGTGGCCAAATCCCATCAGCCGCTCGCCGCTCGCCAGCGCGTCGTCGACCCATGGCTTGATGCGTTCGCGCGTGCCGATCGCATCCAGCATTTCCAGCACCGGCTCCGGCGCGCCGCCATGCAGCGGGCCCGTTAACGCGCAATAGCCGCCGGTGATCGCCGCGAACAGATCGGCCTGCGTCGAGGCGATCACGCGCGTGGTGAAGGTCGAGGCGTTCATGCCGTGATCGCAGACAGTGACGAAATAGGCATCGAGCGCCGCGACCTCGCGCGGCTCGACCTTGCGGTTGAGCAGCATGTGCAGCGTGTCGGCGGCGTGGCTGACATTCGGGTTCGGCGCGATCGGATCGTGACCCTTGGCGCGCTGCACCAGCGCGCCCGCGATCACCGGGAAGGCGCCCACGATGGTCGCCTCATGCTCAAGCCCGTTCTCGCCGCGCAAACCTGCGATCGCGGCGCGGAAGCCGTCGACGATCGACATGCCGCGGGTCGCCGGCAACAGGTCCGGCAGGCGGGCGAAGGCGCGTTCGCGGGCGGCGCCGAGGCTGGCGCGGACATTGGCTTCGCTCAGTGCCTTGCCGGTGGCGCCGTTCCAAAGGCGCGCGGTGACGCCCTCGAAGCCCGATTTGCCCGCGAGGTCCGCGACGCGCGCGCCGGCGATGATCAATTCGCCGCGCTCGCCGTCGACATGGCTTAATATAACACGGTCTCGGCGGCGGGAACGCCGTCCAGACCGATCTGGCTCTTGGTGAGATGCATATTCATGGCCCGATCTCCTGTTTCACACTTAGAAGGTCAGGGCTCTCGACGTATTGATCAATCTTGATTATATAAATCAATATGAAAAAATCTGCTGAACTATACCTCTCCGCCCGGGAAGCTGCCGCCGAACTCGCGATCTCGCCGGCCACCCTTTACGCCTATGTCAGCCGCGGCCTGATCCGCTCCGAGCCGTCGCCGGATTCGCGCAGCCACCGCTACCGCGCCGAGGACATCAGGGACTTGAAGGAGCGCCGCGCGCCGTCGCCGGAGCCGCGGGGGTTGCGCAATTTCGACGTGGACCTGCTGGTGATGGATTCGGCGATCGCGACCATCACCGAACAGGGTCCGATCTATCGCGGCGTCAACTGCGTCGATCTCGCCGAGCGCGATACGCTGGAGCACACCGCGACGCTGCTATGGGACGTCACGGACGTCGATCCGTTCGCGCCCGACAACTGCCCGCATGTCTCGGACGAAATGCGTATGATTGCGGAGGCGGCGCGTCGCGCGGCGCCGATCGACCGGACCGTCGCGGTGCTGGCGCTCGCGACAAGCGCCGATCCCGGAGCCTTCACCCGCGCCCCAGACGGCCGCGCGCTGGTCGGTGCCCGGATCTTGCGGCTCCTCGTCGCGACCATGCTGAACGCGAGAACATCGGCAGAGCCTTTGCATCAGCAGGTGGCCCGGGTCTGGGCGCCCGACAACAAGCACGCGCCCGATCTGATCCGCCGCGCGCTGGTGCTGCTCGCCGACCACGAACTGAATGCCTCGACCTTCACCGCGCGCTGTGCGGCGTCGACCGGCCTCAATCTCTACGACGCTGTCATCGCGGGTCTCGTGGCGCTCAAGGGCCCGAAACATGGCGGTGCCGGCGTGCTGGCCTCGCATCTGGTCAAGACGCTGATCGACAACGACGTCGCCCCGGTGATCCGCGAGCGTGTCGCGCTCGGCGAACGCTTCGCGGGCTTCGGCCACGGCGTCTACAAGAAGGGCGACCCGCGCGCGATCTCGCTGCTCGAGGCGCTGACCCGCGCCGGCGCGCCACGCAAGTTCACGAAGGAGGTGCCGGAGCGGATCGCGGAGGCGACCGGCGAGTTCGTGAACATTGATTATGCACTCGCCGTGCTGGTGCATTCCTTGCGGATGCCCGCCGGCAGCGAGCTTGCGCTGTTTGCGATGGCCCGCAGCGTCGGCTGGATCGCGCATGCCAGCGAACAATTGCAGCATGGCAAGCTGATCCGCCCTCGCGCGCGCTACGTCGGCCCGGCCCCTGGGCGGAGCGGCACGACCAACAGCCTTTAGATACTTAAGATACTTATTTGGA
The DNA window shown above is from Bradyrhizobium sp. ISRA464 and carries:
- a CDS encoding citrate synthase family protein translates to MKKSAELYLSAREAAAELAISPATLYAYVSRGLIRSEPSPDSRSHRYRAEDIRDLKERRAPSPEPRGLRNFDVDLLVMDSAIATITEQGPIYRGVNCVDLAERDTLEHTATLLWDVTDVDPFAPDNCPHVSDEMRMIAEAARRAAPIDRTVAVLALATSADPGAFTRAPDGRALVGARILRLLVATMLNARTSAEPLHQQVARVWAPDNKHAPDLIRRALVLLADHELNASTFTARCAASTGLNLYDAVIAGLVALKGPKHGGAGVLASHLVKTLIDNDVAPVIRERVALGERFAGFGHGVYKKGDPRAISLLEALTRAGAPRKFTKEVPERIAEATGEFVNIDYALAVLVHSLRMPAGSELALFAMARSVGWIAHASEQLQHGKLIRPRARYVGPAPGRSGTTNSL